The Methanofollis sp. UBA420 genome contains a region encoding:
- a CDS encoding mRNA surveillance protein pelota, which yields MKAEYGELKGSYGEIRLFPESLDDLWHLEHLIEPRDLVFATTLRTVDSATDKLRPEKAEKRPVRLGIRVEKVEFHPYANRLRVGGIIESGMDIASYHTLNVEPGYEISVIRRWRGIDLERVERAVGASLHNVVHVLTIEEGEAELFRIRQYGPERVTTITAGSGKGAEIDGRTAFFADALLSLKDVTGPVVVAGPGFVKEDFVRYLKAKDPDLGERVVTVETRRIGRGAVQDAIGQGVLERLAGDLQLAREVTRMDEVLKRIGTGGAVAYGKAEVRKAVDYGAAEEVLVTDTLIRDAGIARLLEEAERINARVVVFSSEFDPGGQLNALGGIAALLRYPLG from the coding sequence ATGAAGGCTGAGTACGGCGAACTCAAGGGATCGTACGGAGAGATCAGGCTGTTCCCTGAGTCTCTCGACGACCTCTGGCACCTGGAACACCTCATCGAGCCGCGCGACCTCGTCTTTGCGACGACCTTGCGGACCGTCGACTCGGCGACGGACAAACTCCGCCCTGAAAAGGCCGAGAAGAGGCCGGTCCGCCTCGGCATCAGGGTGGAGAAGGTGGAGTTCCACCCGTACGCCAACCGCCTCAGGGTCGGCGGCATCATCGAATCGGGCATGGACATCGCCTCGTACCATACACTCAATGTCGAGCCGGGCTACGAGATCTCGGTGATCAGGCGGTGGCGGGGGATCGACCTCGAAAGGGTCGAGAGAGCGGTCGGGGCCTCCCTCCACAATGTCGTCCATGTGCTCACCATCGAGGAGGGAGAGGCCGAACTCTTCAGGATCAGGCAGTACGGTCCGGAGAGGGTCACGACCATCACCGCAGGCAGCGGGAAAGGTGCAGAGATCGACGGCAGGACCGCCTTCTTCGCCGACGCCCTCCTCTCCCTGAAGGACGTCACCGGCCCGGTCGTCGTCGCGGGGCCGGGTTTTGTCAAGGAAGACTTTGTCAGGTACCTGAAGGCGAAAGACCCCGACCTCGGCGAGAGGGTCGTCACCGTCGAGACGCGGCGGATCGGCCGCGGCGCCGTCCAGGACGCAATCGGCCAGGGCGTCCTTGAAAGACTCGCCGGCGACCTCCAGCTCGCCCGCGAGGTGACCAGGATGGACGAGGTGCTCAAACGTATCGGCACCGGCGGGGCGGTGGCGTACGGAAAGGCCGAGGTCAGGAAGGCGGTGGACTATGGCGCCGCCGAGGAGGTGCTCGTCACCGACACCCTGATCAGGGACGCCGGCATCGCCCGTCTCCTCGAAGAGGCGGAGAGGATCAACGCGCGGGTCGTCGTCTTCAGTTCCGAGTTCGACCCCGGCGGACAACTCAACGCCCTCGGCGGGATCGCCGCCCTGCTCCGCTATCCCCTCGGGTGA
- a CDS encoding ribosome biogenesis/translation initiation ATPase RLI has product MRIAVVHKDNCHSKKCGQECIIYCPRVRSGDETVVLDEEGKAVISEELCAGCGICVKKCPFDAIDIVNLPEELEQPTHRYGPNAFVLYGLPIPVEGKVTGILGPNGIGKSTSIQILSGQMQPNLGIFDATVSWDEIMKRFTGTELFDYLKHISGKEIKVAVKPQYITLIPKAFKGTVHDLLAKTDERGVLGHLTAELTLDSILDRDIQNLSGGELQRVAIAACLARDADFYFLDEITPYLDIYQRMATANLIREVAEKRPVVIVEHDLAILDMLADTVHVAYGKPAVFGVITGPKGVRVGINEYLEGYLPEENVRFRDSAVVFEKRAHADETRREPLYTFPQMSKHYDRFHLDVKGGEIRKGEVLGLVGPNGIGKSTFAKLLAGVEEPDGGPLDEKIAISYKPQYVKADSTDTVEFTLRQITRRFDTSYYQHEVLDPLGLRQILQSPLDTLSGGELQRVAIAACLSREAALYILDEPSAHLDVEQRMSLVRVLKHHAEGKECGVIVIDHDIYLIDMISERLVVFDGEPGVAGEAKGPFSMRDGMNLFLSALGVTFRRDKSGRPRINKPESYLDREQRAKGEYYYAQAEE; this is encoded by the coding sequence ATGCGAATCGCCGTCGTCCACAAAGATAACTGTCATTCAAAGAAGTGCGGACAGGAGTGTATCATCTACTGTCCACGGGTCAGAAGTGGGGACGAGACCGTCGTCCTCGATGAGGAAGGAAAGGCGGTCATCTCCGAGGAACTCTGTGCCGGGTGCGGCATCTGCGTCAAGAAGTGTCCGTTCGACGCGATCGATATCGTCAACCTCCCCGAGGAACTGGAGCAACCCACCCACCGGTACGGGCCGAACGCCTTCGTGCTGTACGGCCTCCCCATCCCTGTCGAGGGGAAGGTGACCGGTATCCTGGGCCCGAACGGTATCGGAAAGTCCACGTCCATCCAGATCCTCTCCGGCCAGATGCAGCCGAACCTGGGGATCTTTGACGCCACCGTCTCCTGGGACGAGATCATGAAGAGGTTCACAGGCACCGAACTCTTCGACTACCTGAAGCACATCTCGGGGAAGGAGATCAAGGTGGCGGTGAAGCCCCAGTACATCACCCTCATACCGAAGGCCTTCAAAGGGACGGTGCATGACCTCCTGGCAAAGACCGACGAGAGGGGGGTGCTCGGCCACCTCACCGCGGAACTCACCCTCGACTCCATCCTGGACCGCGACATCCAGAACCTCTCCGGCGGTGAACTCCAGAGGGTGGCGATCGCCGCCTGCCTGGCGCGGGACGCCGATTTCTACTTCCTCGACGAGATCACCCCATACCTCGACATCTACCAGAGGATGGCGACAGCCAACCTGATCAGGGAGGTCGCGGAGAAGAGGCCTGTCGTGATCGTCGAGCACGACCTCGCGATCCTGGACATGCTCGCAGACACGGTCCATGTCGCCTATGGCAAACCGGCGGTCTTCGGCGTGATCACCGGGCCGAAGGGCGTGCGTGTCGGGATCAACGAGTACCTCGAAGGATACCTGCCCGAGGAGAACGTCCGCTTCAGGGACTCGGCCGTCGTCTTTGAGAAACGGGCCCATGCCGACGAGACGAGGCGGGAACCTCTCTATACCTTCCCGCAGATGTCCAAGCACTATGACCGCTTCCACCTCGACGTGAAGGGCGGCGAGATCAGGAAAGGCGAGGTGCTCGGCCTTGTCGGCCCGAACGGCATCGGGAAGTCTACCTTCGCAAAACTCCTCGCGGGCGTGGAGGAACCCGACGGGGGCCCCCTCGACGAGAAGATTGCCATCTCGTACAAACCCCAGTACGTGAAGGCCGACTCCACCGACACGGTGGAGTTCACCCTGCGCCAGATCACCCGGCGTTTCGACACCTCGTATTACCAGCACGAGGTGCTCGACCCCCTCGGCCTCCGGCAGATCCTCCAGTCGCCCCTGGACACCCTATCGGGCGGCGAACTCCAGAGGGTGGCCATCGCCGCCTGCCTCTCCCGGGAAGCCGCCCTCTATATCCTCGACGAACCGAGCGCCCACCTCGACGTGGAGCAGAGGATGAGCCTGGTGCGGGTGCTCAAGCACCATGCCGAGGGGAAGGAGTGCGGCGTCATCGTCATCGACCACGACATCTATCTCATCGACATGATCTCCGAGCGCCTCGTCGTCTTCGACGGCGAGCCCGGTGTTGCCGGCGAGGCGAAGGGGCCGTTTTCGATGCGCGACGGCATGAACCTCTTCCTCTCGGCCCTCGGCGTCACCTTCAGGCGGGACAAGAGTGGCCGGCCCAGGATCAACAAGCCCGAGTCGTACCTGGACCGCGAGCAGAGGGCGAAGGGCGAGTACTACTACGCTCAGGCCGAGGAATAA
- a CDS encoding flavodoxin family protein: protein MTKVVAFNGSPRKNGNTSILIEHMLEELRKEGIETEEIYLSGRVARGCTACMKCFEKKDGHCIFDDDCVNKCIDKMVEADGIILGSPVYFTDVTAEMKALIDRAGLVSMANGGLYRRKVAQAAVAVRRAGTFHTLDTLLHFLLIGGMTVPGFPVVGVGKEIGEVLKDEEGLMRAKDAGKNMAWLLKTLEQAKNS, encoded by the coding sequence ATGACAAAAGTCGTTGCGTTTAACGGTAGCCCCCGGAAAAATGGGAACACATCCATCCTTATCGAGCATATGCTCGAAGAGCTCCGGAAAGAGGGGATCGAAACCGAAGAGATATACCTCAGCGGACGTGTTGCACGGGGATGCACTGCCTGTATGAAATGTTTTGAGAAGAAGGACGGGCATTGCATCTTTGATGATGATTGTGTCAACAAATGCATCGACAAGATGGTTGAAGCTGACGGCATCATTCTCGGTTCGCCGGTCTACTTCACCGATGTCACAGCTGAGATGAAGGCCCTGATCGATCGGGCGGGCCTTGTATCCATGGCAAACGGGGGACTCTACCGGCGCAAGGTGGCGCAAGCCGCAGTCGCGGTGCGGAGGGCCGGCACATTCCATACCCTTGATACCCTTCTGCATTTCCTGCTCATAGGCGGGATGACAGTCCCGGGATTCCCCGTTGTTGGTGTCGGAAAAGAGATCGGGGAGGTCCTTAAAGACGAGGAGGGCCTGATGCGGGCAAAAGACGCGGGGAAAAACATGGCATGGCTCCTGAAAACTCTTGAGCAGGCAAAAAATTCCTGA
- a CDS encoding amidohydrolase has translation MTPAPQNESMTAFTGGRILTMDSGQNHAEAVVIKGGLILDVGDAGIVERYPGAEIVDLKGRTLLPGFIDSHNHLSSFSCFFSGWADLFGLLTKDAVLDALKDHARKNPGNGWLVGFGWLDARSGGVALTRQDLDEIGSDRPTLVIQATFHMSVANSRALDIAGINGSTPDPGCGIIMRDADGTPTGVLIEEAQAPVFGLTMKAGTHEHADLIRARAEELLPFGVTAVHDPGVTPAAATAYRLLHDEGRLPVSVLMMPHGATLLDNRPGIWLDGPGTGSGDEHLRIGPVKVFADGATPETVAYAMTIQGRTMTSGRYRDDFSEVLRDATRRGFRVCVHSFGNATTDAVLDAFEEAAGDAPAGFEMRPRLEHVTLISESQIRRLAAMGGCVSIQPQFLIRASNFSRAQVENAKWLAYADLFRAGVHVAASSDDPGGFMDARDPITGAVMGSTMSNGDGNTVFPDQVLPFETWLWIYTAGSAYAGGQENERGMLKEGLVADLVILEGALDPLNPPVVDETWKDGRVVYRRHKTEKIA, from the coding sequence ATGACACCAGCACCACAGAACGAATCGATGACCGCGTTCACCGGCGGTCGGATCCTTACGATGGATTCCGGACAGAATCATGCAGAAGCAGTCGTGATCAAGGGCGGCCTGATTCTCGATGTCGGCGACGCGGGAATCGTGGAGCGGTACCCCGGTGCCGAGATCGTCGATCTGAAGGGCCGGACTCTGCTGCCAGGCTTCATCGACTCGCACAACCACCTCTCGTCCTTTTCCTGCTTCTTCTCGGGATGGGCAGACCTCTTCGGTCTCCTGACAAAGGACGCCGTCCTGGATGCATTGAAAGACCATGCCCGGAAGAATCCCGGAAACGGCTGGCTGGTCGGTTTCGGGTGGCTGGATGCACGATCCGGCGGAGTTGCCCTGACGCGACAGGACCTTGACGAAATCGGATCCGACCGCCCCACACTCGTCATCCAGGCTACGTTTCACATGAGCGTCGCGAATAGCCGGGCGCTGGACATTGCAGGCATCAACGGATCGACACCCGATCCCGGATGCGGGATCATCATGCGGGACGCCGACGGGACACCAACCGGCGTGCTGATCGAAGAGGCACAGGCCCCTGTCTTTGGTCTGACCATGAAGGCCGGCACCCATGAACATGCCGACCTCATCAGAGCGCGGGCAGAAGAACTCCTCCCCTTCGGGGTCACCGCAGTCCATGATCCGGGCGTCACCCCGGCCGCGGCAACGGCATACCGTCTCCTGCATGATGAGGGCCGACTGCCGGTCTCCGTGCTTATGATGCCCCACGGTGCGACCCTTCTCGACAACCGTCCGGGGATCTGGCTTGACGGGCCGGGGACAGGAAGCGGGGACGAGCATCTCCGCATCGGTCCGGTCAAAGTCTTTGCCGACGGAGCAACACCGGAAACGGTGGCATATGCCATGACGATCCAGGGCAGGACCATGACGAGCGGCAGGTACCGCGATGATTTCAGCGAGGTCTTACGCGATGCAACGCGGCGAGGTTTTCGCGTCTGCGTTCATTCCTTCGGGAACGCCACCACAGATGCTGTCCTTGACGCGTTTGAAGAAGCCGCGGGAGATGCCCCCGCAGGATTCGAGATGCGGCCCCGCCTGGAGCACGTGACCCTGATCTCGGAGTCCCAGATCCGGCGTCTTGCTGCCATGGGAGGGTGCGTCTCCATCCAGCCCCAGTTCCTCATCCGGGCCAGTAATTTCTCCCGGGCACAGGTGGAGAATGCAAAGTGGCTGGCCTACGCCGATCTCTTCCGCGCCGGCGTCCATGTTGCCGCATCAAGCGACGATCCCGGCGGTTTCATGGACGCGCGTGATCCGATCACAGGGGCGGTGATGGGATCGACCATGAGCAACGGGGATGGGAATACGGTATTCCCGGACCAGGTGCTGCCCTTCGAGACATGGCTCTGGATATACACCGCAGGGAGCGCCTATGCCGGAGGACAGGAGAACGAGCGCGGCATGCTGAAAGAAGGGCTGGTCGCAGACCTCGTGATCCTAGAGGGAGCACTCGATCCCCTGAACCCCCCGGTCGTCGATGAGACCTGGAAAGACGGCCGGGTCGTGTACAGACGCCACAAAACAGAGAAGATTGCATGA
- a CDS encoding metallophosphoesterase family protein: MMDVLLLADLHGQLGKLESFMALQPDFVIIAGDLTQFGPCDMVNKMTSLIDVPCFAVPGNCDPCDICDALEHSDCVNLHGATFSLGKISMAGVGGSNPTPFGTPFELKEEEIERLIKQATAHMDRNVHNVLVSHVPPHGVFDLAGEDHVGSTSVRNHIKEFDLVCCAHMHENKGVTEVDGVKIVNPGPASEGNCALIHFGDEPKAIEIELLTV; the protein is encoded by the coding sequence ATGATGGATGTGCTTTTGCTGGCAGACCTTCATGGCCAGTTGGGCAAGCTGGAGTCCTTCATGGCCCTCCAGCCCGACTTTGTCATCATTGCTGGCGATCTCACACAGTTCGGACCATGTGACATGGTCAACAAGATGACCTCGCTCATCGACGTACCGTGCTTTGCGGTACCGGGGAACTGTGATCCATGCGATATATGCGATGCTCTCGAACACTCGGACTGTGTCAATCTCCACGGTGCTACATTCTCGCTCGGGAAGATCTCGATGGCTGGCGTTGGCGGGTCCAACCCGACGCCCTTCGGGACGCCCTTCGAGTTGAAAGAAGAGGAGATTGAACGTCTGATCAAACAGGCTACGGCTCACATGGACAGGAATGTCCATAATGTGCTGGTCAGCCATGTCCCGCCCCACGGCGTCTTTGACCTGGCCGGTGAGGACCATGTGGGCAGCACAAGTGTCAGGAACCACATCAAGGAGTTCGACCTCGTCTGCTGCGCTCACATGCACGAGAACAAGGGGGTCACCGAGGTGGACGGCGTCAAGATCGTCAACCCGGGCCCGGCCTCGGAGGGCAACTGCGCCCTGATCCACTTCGGCGACGAACCGAAGGCGATCGAGATCGAACTGCTCACTGTTTGA
- a CDS encoding peptidylprolyl isomerase has translation MAIQEGDIVRLNYTARVEGEIFDTTVAADAEEAGIKSQKDYAPIVIRVGSNHVIPGLDEALVGKEIGQQYEVEVEAEKGFGPHDMKLVESVNANQFREKPKFGMRIQSGDREGVVVNVVGKRAVVDFNHPLAGKDLSYTFTIEGMVETVEEKAKGFIKLFAGREMDLTFAEGTLTLNLPAGINYDRRWVMARGIVVHQIFEFIPEVQDIVFVETFKRPEMPAEEPAEAEAEVKEE, from the coding sequence ATGGCAATTCAGGAAGGAGACATCGTTAGACTCAACTATACCGCCCGTGTGGAGGGCGAGATCTTCGACACCACCGTCGCCGCTGATGCAGAAGAAGCAGGCATCAAGAGCCAGAAGGACTATGCCCCGATCGTCATTCGCGTCGGGAGCAACCATGTCATCCCGGGCCTTGACGAGGCTCTCGTCGGCAAGGAGATCGGCCAGCAGTACGAGGTCGAGGTCGAGGCCGAGAAGGGCTTTGGTCCCCATGACATGAAGCTTGTCGAGTCCGTGAACGCCAACCAGTTCAGGGAGAAGCCCAAGTTCGGCATGCGTATCCAGTCGGGCGACCGCGAGGGCGTCGTCGTCAATGTGGTCGGGAAGAGGGCCGTCGTCGACTTCAACCACCCGCTCGCCGGCAAGGATCTCTCCTACACCTTCACCATCGAGGGCATGGTCGAGACCGTCGAGGAGAAGGCAAAGGGCTTCATCAAGCTCTTTGCAGGCCGCGAGATGGACCTCACCTTTGCCGAGGGCACCCTCACCCTGAACCTCCCGGCAGGGATCAACTACGACCGCCGCTGGGTCATGGCCCGCGGGATCGTCGTCCACCAGATCTTCGAGTTCATCCCCGAGGTGCAGGACATCGTCTTTGTCGAGACCTTCAAGCGCCCGGAGATGCCCGCAGAAGAGCCGGCAGAAGCCGAAGCTGAAGTGAAGGAAGAATAA
- a CDS encoding winged helix-turn-helix transcriptional regulator, with product MRTLCAWFVLVLACSLAGVCAAAPAEEVAAGAVAAYHQVADYTATVTVHGPDRDEVVRVAAMPPGSFRVEYGDPSLHHGAALAVLSEGSAWWYVPPQCSMGSTGVEKPLDGDYMAAGIAALSTGKVTSMHEAVLDGRTVPVVDVVPVGAVDPFPPDTARLSISIDRETMLVLCVEGYDRTGALVRSAEYRNLRVNAGLPEDTFAFGKPKGVWERAPPTTSDFLMNLAFLLANLVIIPIESFLALRIWLSLGYRRVTQKNILDNVTRCRVYQAILDNPGIHREKIARITRTHPGTLRYHLAVLRQAGKIAVEQTGGCCRYYENNGRYSERERTVLAALRNSTRREILTVLLQTPGLSRQEIAVHLGISGPAVSRHMDRLQRDGIVEKSMNGRAASFSVTGESGHDLLGALHVLKCGAD from the coding sequence ATGAGAACACTCTGTGCATGGTTCGTCCTGGTCCTCGCGTGCTCCCTCGCAGGAGTGTGTGCGGCGGCGCCTGCCGAAGAGGTCGCCGCCGGTGCGGTCGCGGCGTACCATCAGGTCGCCGATTATACGGCCACCGTCACCGTTCACGGCCCGGACAGGGACGAGGTCGTCAGGGTGGCGGCCATGCCGCCAGGCAGTTTCAGGGTCGAATACGGCGACCCGTCACTCCATCACGGCGCCGCCCTTGCGGTCCTGTCGGAGGGGTCTGCATGGTGGTATGTGCCTCCGCAGTGTTCGATGGGGTCGACAGGGGTGGAAAAACCCCTGGACGGCGACTATATGGCGGCGGGGATCGCCGCCCTCTCGACCGGCAAGGTCACGAGCATGCACGAGGCCGTCCTGGACGGCAGGACCGTCCCTGTCGTCGATGTCGTACCCGTTGGTGCCGTCGACCCCTTCCCCCCTGACACCGCACGTCTCTCCATCTCGATCGACCGGGAAACGATGCTGGTCCTGTGTGTCGAGGGCTACGACCGCACGGGGGCCCTCGTGCGGTCGGCGGAGTACCGGAACCTCAGGGTAAATGCCGGCCTCCCTGAAGACACCTTCGCCTTCGGGAAGCCGAAAGGTGTGTGGGAGCGGGCCCCTCCCACAACATCCGATTTTCTCATGAACCTCGCCTTTCTCCTTGCAAACCTGGTCATCATCCCCATCGAGTCATTCCTCGCGCTTCGCATCTGGTTGAGCCTTGGCTACCGGAGGGTCACGCAGAAAAACATCCTTGATAATGTGACACGGTGCCGGGTTTACCAGGCCATCCTGGATAACCCCGGAATACACAGGGAGAAGATCGCCCGGATCACCCGGACACATCCCGGCACCCTCCGCTATCACCTCGCGGTCCTCAGGCAGGCAGGGAAGATCGCGGTCGAGCAGACGGGAGGTTGCTGCCGCTACTATGAGAACAATGGGAGATATTCAGAGCGTGAACGAACAGTCCTTGCCGCTCTCAGGAACAGCACCCGGCGAGAGATCCTCACCGTCCTCCTCCAGACACCCGGCCTCTCGCGGCAGGAAATCGCGGTGCACCTCGGCATCTCCGGCCCTGCCGTCTCCCGCCACATGGACAGACTCCAGAGGGACGGGATCGTCGAGAAGAGCATGAACGGACGTGCCGCATCTTTCTCCGTCACCGGGGAGAGCGGCCACGATCTGCTCGGCGCCCTGCACGTTCTAAAATGCGGGGCCGACTGA
- a CDS encoding isoprenylcysteine carboxylmethyltransferase family protein: MNPPENSSKDAGRILRAKGILSGTIPVIIMGAVLFVSAGTLAWPMAWVILGVLFAATTLVTLLCSPGLIVERMNKQTGAKDWDARLVRVMNLIGLLPLLVAGLDMRFGWSGQIPLPVQVAALGVFISGYIVFSWAMLTNPFFSLVVRIQDEKGHHAVTTGPYRFVRHPGYLGFFLIVLAQPLMLGSLWALVPAGITAALFIVRTGREDETLLAELVGYREYAEEVGYRLIPGIW, encoded by the coding sequence ATGAATCCGCCGGAAAACTCATCGAAGGATGCCGGGCGCATCCTGCGGGCGAAAGGCATCCTCTCCGGTACGATCCCGGTGATCATTATGGGAGCGGTCCTTTTCGTCTCGGCGGGCACGCTCGCCTGGCCGATGGCGTGGGTCATCCTCGGTGTCCTGTTTGCCGCCACAACGCTCGTTACCCTGCTCTGCAGCCCCGGCCTGATCGTGGAGCGCATGAACAAACAGACAGGGGCAAAGGACTGGGACGCCCGCCTGGTCAGAGTGATGAACCTTATCGGGCTCCTGCCGCTTCTTGTTGCAGGGCTGGACATGCGGTTCGGCTGGAGCGGGCAGATCCCCCTTCCCGTACAGGTCGCGGCCCTCGGCGTCTTTATCTCTGGTTATATCGTCTTTTCGTGGGCGATGCTCACAAACCCATTTTTTTCTCTCGTTGTCCGTATCCAGGACGAGAAGGGCCATCATGCCGTCACCACCGGCCCCTACCGGTTCGTCCGCCACCCTGGGTATCTGGGATTTTTTCTGATCGTTCTCGCCCAGCCCCTGATGCTGGGGTCTCTCTGGGCGCTTGTGCCTGCCGGGATCACTGCAGCCCTCTTTATCGTGAGGACCGGCAGGGAGGACGAGACGCTTCTCGCAGAACTCGTCGGGTACCGTGAGTACGCCGAGGAAGTCGGGTACCGCCTTATTCCCGGGATATGGTAA
- the cyaB gene encoding class IV adenylate cyclase produces the protein MFEVETKIRVPDLPEIRSRLVRIGAGTPSVADQQDVYYNHPVRDFGRTDEALRVRYEGERCTLTYKGPKLATKGAKTREEFNLTVESGENLEEVLRRLGFVRSAEVRKHREEFALGTASVALDEVDGLGSFVEIEVMAHEAGAEAEKEIERIKGELGIEGSHIPQSYLELLKQ, from the coding sequence ATGTTTGAAGTGGAAACAAAAATACGCGTCCCTGATCTCCCGGAGATCCGCTCCCGTCTTGTCAGGATCGGCGCCGGAACGCCGTCTGTCGCCGACCAGCAGGACGTCTACTACAACCACCCGGTGCGGGACTTCGGCCGGACCGACGAGGCCCTCAGGGTCAGGTACGAGGGCGAGAGGTGCACCCTTACATATAAAGGGCCGAAACTCGCCACAAAGGGTGCAAAGACCAGGGAAGAGTTCAACCTGACCGTGGAGTCCGGGGAGAACCTGGAGGAGGTCCTGCGCCGCCTCGGTTTTGTCAGGAGCGCGGAGGTCCGGAAGCACAGGGAGGAGTTTGCCCTCGGGACCGCGTCCGTCGCCCTCGATGAGGTGGACGGCCTCGGGAGTTTCGTCGAGATCGAGGTGATGGCGCACGAAGCAGGGGCGGAAGCGGAAAAAGAGATCGAACGAATTAAAGGAGAACTGGGGATAGAGGGTTCTCACATCCCGCAGTCCTATCTTGAACTGCTCAAACAGTGA
- the rqcH gene encoding ribosome rescue protein RqcH, protein MANEQGMSGMDVRALTAELSALLPLWIGKIYQYDAKTLGIRLNGNEGAKYQFLVETGRRAHLVGALPESPKNPLGYAMFLRKHLEGGRVTAIGQYGLQRIFYIDVAKKAGILRLVIELFDEGNAILLDEAGVITKPLRHHRFKDRSVVPGETYALPEGTDCSGFDGESFAAMLRASDRDLVRTLAVNCLLGGAYAELACSRAGVDKSIPAAEADAGAVYAALHQVIGMVEGQREPVTTGSGCWPIRGMGEEKEAFPTFNKALEAYYPLQAAAAVKAEAKRPKLSKEEVILRQQEEALKKFAGKIKKAEKAVEAVYTNYPLVQDVIATLERASRSLSWQEIEEVLKKSDLPAAKAVVAVHPAEAAVELDLGVRVKIFVHENVEANLDHYYDQVKKFRKKTEGALAAIERGAAKPKEKPKETLHLLKKKWFHRFRWFYTTDGTLVLGGRDASQNEELVKKYMEGKDTFVHADVHGGSVVIVKGETEHMDDEVAQFAASYSNAWKAGHFSADVYFARPDQVSKTAESGEFVARGGFIVRGERRYVKDVQLGAAIGVQKEPSVAIIGGPLAAVRTRTQYVVELSPGTFEPNDVAKKVQRLLREKIGEDNWKRLKTALNTEAIAAFVPPGGSDIVGEHEG, encoded by the coding sequence ATGGCAAACGAACAGGGGATGAGCGGGATGGATGTCAGGGCACTGACGGCGGAACTGTCGGCCCTGCTCCCGCTCTGGATCGGCAAGATCTATCAGTACGATGCGAAGACTCTCGGGATCCGTCTCAACGGGAACGAGGGGGCCAAGTATCAGTTCCTCGTCGAGACAGGCAGGCGCGCCCACCTGGTCGGGGCCCTCCCCGAGTCCCCGAAAAATCCCCTGGGGTATGCGATGTTCCTGCGCAAACACCTCGAAGGGGGACGGGTGACCGCTATCGGGCAGTACGGCCTCCAGCGTATCTTCTACATCGATGTGGCGAAGAAGGCCGGAATACTGAGGCTTGTCATCGAACTCTTCGACGAGGGGAATGCCATCCTCCTCGACGAGGCCGGGGTGATCACCAAGCCCCTGCGGCACCACCGCTTCAAGGACCGTTCCGTCGTGCCTGGAGAGACCTATGCCCTCCCCGAGGGGACTGACTGCAGCGGCTTCGACGGCGAGTCCTTCGCCGCAATGCTCCGGGCATCAGATCGCGATCTTGTCAGGACCCTTGCCGTGAACTGCCTCCTCGGCGGCGCCTATGCCGAACTCGCCTGCAGCCGTGCCGGGGTCGACAAGAGCATTCCGGCTGCCGAAGCCGATGCCGGGGCGGTGTATGCAGCGCTCCACCAGGTCATCGGCATGGTCGAGGGGCAGAGGGAACCGGTGACCACCGGCAGCGGGTGCTGGCCGATCCGGGGCATGGGAGAGGAAAAAGAGGCGTTTCCCACATTCAACAAGGCCCTGGAAGCATATTATCCATTACAGGCAGCCGCCGCGGTGAAGGCCGAGGCGAAACGGCCGAAACTCTCGAAGGAAGAGGTGATCCTCCGCCAGCAGGAGGAGGCGCTGAAGAAGTTCGCGGGGAAGATCAAAAAGGCCGAGAAGGCGGTCGAAGCGGTCTACACCAACTATCCCCTCGTGCAGGACGTCATCGCCACCCTTGAACGGGCAAGCCGGAGCCTCTCCTGGCAGGAGATCGAGGAAGTCCTCAAAAAAAGCGACCTCCCCGCGGCAAAGGCGGTCGTCGCCGTCCACCCGGCCGAGGCGGCCGTCGAACTCGACCTCGGGGTGCGGGTGAAGATCTTTGTCCACGAGAATGTCGAGGCAAACCTCGACCACTACTACGACCAGGTCAAGAAGTTCAGAAAGAAGACCGAGGGTGCCCTTGCGGCGATAGAGCGCGGCGCCGCAAAGCCGAAGGAGAAACCGAAAGAGACCCTCCACCTCCTGAAGAAGAAGTGGTTCCACAGGTTCAGGTGGTTCTATACGACCGACGGCACCCTTGTCCTTGGTGGGCGGGACGCCTCGCAGAACGAGGAACTGGTCAAGAAGTATATGGAGGGTAAGGACACCTTCGTCCACGCCGACGTGCACGGCGGTTCGGTCGTCATCGTCAAGGGGGAGACCGAGCACATGGACGACGAGGTTGCCCAGTTCGCCGCCTCGTACTCCAATGCCTGGAAGGCCGGGCACTTCTCTGCCGACGTCTATTTCGCACGCCCCGACCAGGTGAGCAAGACCGCCGAGTCGGGCGAGTTCGTCGCCCGCGGCGGTTTCATCGTGCGGGGCGAGAGGCGCTATGTGAAGGACGTCCAGCTCGGCGCGGCAATCGGGGTGCAGAAAGAGCCAAGCGTTGCGATCATCGGTGGCCCTCTGGCGGCGGTGCGTACACGGACACAGTATGTCGTCGAACTTTCTCCCGGCACCTTCGAACCGAACGACGTGGCAAAGAAGGTCCAGCGTCTCCTGAGGGAGAAGATCGGCGAGGATAACTGGAAACGACTGAAGACCGCGCTGAACACCGAGGCGATCGCCGCCTTTGTCCCGCCGGGCGGGTCTGATATCGTGGGCGAGCATGAAGGCTGA